The DNA sequence ctccaaaggcgttccagtttccagaaagctgcccaggctagtgcttttcttctttttaggtctccaacactagagcccatcttggaacccaaatacctgaagtctgtgacatggttgatggtactaccatagacttcaagtgctggttaggcgttacagtttgcagtcatatattctgtcttaggtgcgctgattacaaggcctagatctgctgctgcagttgcagtcctagtaagctgtgactgggcccggtctatggaagattccagcagggcaatatcatcagcaaaatccaggtcattcagcatcttggcaggatacctggcTGGAGATACGCCAAATAATTTAGTTGTTTATCCGAGTAAATGGTGCTTTACATAGTGATGGATCTTAGATACGTCACTTTGTAAAACGTTGGGTAATGTCAGATATCAACATACGtcaattgcataattaattaactaattaattatgcaaacttgagcttcaaTTCTTGGTAATATTAcactactcactatttaaaatacattggccaattttcataaaaatgacaaaaatcaacatccgtcactatgtaacgCACGGTATGCACCTGACGATTtaaacattttacatgttttgtttttgctgggatgACATGGTGCAGGTATTGCAAAATTGGAAATGTTGTACTTTTAGAATTCAAAATGGCCTTTGTTCCAATTTTTCTGTTAAAAGGACCTTACTTTCGAAAATAAAGCTGCTTGCGGCCTTTAGAAGTTCACAAGTACATCATTGAACCTTGTCAATGTACCATGGTGAAGCatattgatttttttgttttgccTCCTTTCTAACAACGGTACCAGTAGAGGACCAAATGATAAAGACACTGATCTGCTACAGACCACAGTAATTTGTTATGCTTCCGAGTTATGGGTATGTGATGATGGTCATCGAGCACTTAGAAGAGGCCAAAGTCTCCACTCCTTACACGCTTGATAACCAATGGGTCCACCATCTTCTTGTCATGGTTGGTGATCAGACAAACAATCATTGTTTAACAGTTCTGTTTTTACGCTTGTACTCCGACTAAATCATGGCTCACTATTTCATGATattggaaataattttttttatctttgcagACCTACAGCAAGATGATCCTATCAGTTGTATTCCTGGCAATTGCCATCATCTCATCTTTGGGATACACTCAAAGTCAACAAAATCAACCTGAAAATAACTGCAATACTTGCTGTCAAGGCCCAGGGGGTATACCAGGCATCCCAGGGACAGCTGGACATAATGGACTTGCAGGACACGGACGGGACGGGATGAAAGGAGACAGAGGCGAGTCTGGTATGAATATCAAGGGAGATAAAGGAGAGACAGGATTTGGACAAGTGGGTCTTCCTGGACCACAAGGACTGAGAGGAGAGAAAGGAGACCTCGGAGTAGGCCTTCCTGGAAAGACTGGACCAAGGGGACTTCTGGGTCCAGTTGGAATTCAAGGCATACCTGGAGGGCCTGGGGCAGTTGGGCAAAAAGGACAGAAAGGTGACAATGGACAAAGTAGAAAATCTGCATTCACTGCCGTTAAAACCAGCACCCAAACTGGCAATGCAAATGATGTGCTCGAATTTGACACAACTTCTGTAAACATCAATGAACATTTCAGTCTTGCAACCAACAAGTTTACTTGTGTTTTCCCAGGAACCTATGTGTTCATGTATTCCATTCTTATATATCACCCCACTGAAGTACACATAAATCTAGTCAAAAATGGGAACCTTGTTGTGACCGCCCACACCCGTACTGGTGGATTCAGTAATGATGCTGATGCAGCAAGTAATTCTGCAATATTGAATTTGCAGAGTGGAGACCAGGTTTGGCTTAAGTTTCAATATGGTGGCAGGCAAGTTTTAGGTAATAGATACAGCAGCTTCTCTGGTTTCTTACTTTATGAAATCTAATGATGATTTAATAGACCAGACTTCATTCATATTTATATCTCTTTACACTAACATTTGCCACCAAGTAGATCCAATCAGGTGTTGTACACCTTGTAGATGAAAATGCATCTATCATTTGC is a window from the Amphiura filiformis chromosome 12, Afil_fr2py, whole genome shotgun sequence genome containing:
- the LOC140165640 gene encoding uncharacterized protein; its protein translation is MILSVVFLAIAIISSLGYTQSQQNQPENNCNTCCQGPGGIPGIPGTAGHNGLAGHGRDGMKGDRGESGMNIKGDKGETGFGQVGLPGPQGLRGEKGDLGVGLPGKTGPRGLLGPVGIQGIPGGPGAVGQKGQKGDNGQSRKSAFTAVKTSTQTGNANDVLEFDTTSVNINEHFSLATNKFTCVFPGTYVFMYSILIYHPTEVHINLVKNGNLVVTAHTRTGGFSNDADAASNSAILNLQSGDQVWLKFQYGGRQVLGNRYSSFSGFLLYEI